From Caulobacter segnis, a single genomic window includes:
- a CDS encoding glycosyltransferase family 4 protein, giving the protein MKIAQVTPLYEAVPPRLYGGTERVVAHLTDALVDLGHEVTLFASADAQTKARLIATRDQAIRLDPAPLKSDLAAHLTQIAEVRALANEFDVVHFHTDMVQFPFFADRAERTLTTLHGRLDLKDLPGVYKRWPQFPLVSISDDQRRPLPFANWAGTVHHGMNADLYKFSEKSDGYLAFLGRISPEKRPDRAIMLAKRLGKRLKIAAKVDSADRAYFEDKIAPMMMGEPLIEFIGEIGDGEKSAFLGGADALLFPIDWPEPFGLVMIEAMACGTPVVAYRCGSVPEVIDDGVTGFIVDNDDQAAEAIIRASDLDRNLVRRRFDTRFSSEAMARRYVALYEKLCDGAAVYPSLVDLAASA; this is encoded by the coding sequence ATGAAGATCGCTCAGGTCACTCCCCTCTATGAGGCCGTTCCGCCGCGCCTGTACGGCGGCACCGAGCGCGTCGTCGCGCACCTGACGGACGCCCTGGTCGACCTCGGCCACGAGGTCACCTTGTTCGCCAGCGCCGACGCCCAGACCAAGGCCAGGCTGATCGCCACCCGCGACCAGGCGATCCGCCTGGATCCCGCGCCCTTGAAGTCCGACCTTGCCGCGCACCTGACCCAGATCGCTGAGGTCCGGGCGCTGGCCAACGAGTTCGACGTCGTTCACTTCCACACCGACATGGTGCAGTTCCCGTTCTTCGCCGACCGGGCCGAGCGAACCTTGACCACCCTGCACGGTCGCCTGGATCTCAAGGATCTGCCCGGCGTCTACAAGCGCTGGCCACAGTTCCCGCTGGTCTCGATCAGCGATGACCAGCGCCGGCCCCTGCCCTTCGCCAACTGGGCCGGCACGGTTCATCACGGCATGAACGCCGACCTCTACAAGTTCTCGGAGAAGAGCGACGGCTATCTGGCGTTCCTTGGCCGCATCTCGCCCGAGAAGCGGCCCGATCGGGCGATCATGCTGGCCAAGCGCCTGGGCAAGCGCCTGAAGATCGCCGCCAAGGTCGACTCCGCCGACCGCGCCTATTTCGAGGACAAGATCGCCCCGATGATGATGGGCGAGCCGCTGATCGAGTTCATCGGCGAAATCGGCGACGGCGAGAAATCGGCGTTCCTGGGCGGCGCCGACGCCCTGCTGTTCCCGATCGACTGGCCCGAGCCCTTCGGCCTGGTGATGATCGAGGCCATGGCCTGCGGCACGCCGGTGGTGGCCTATCGCTGCGGTTCCGTGCCCGAGGTGATCGACGATGGCGTGACCGGCTTCATCGTCGACAACGACGACCAGGCCGCCGAAGCCATCATTCGCGCGAGCGACCTGGATCGAAACCTGGTGCGTCGGCGTTTCGACACAAGGTTCTCGTCCGAGGCGATGGCTCGGCGCTACGTCGCGCTTTACGAAAAGCTGTGCGACGGAGCCGCCGTCTACCCATCCCTCGTCGACCTGGCCGCTAGCGCCTGA
- a CDS encoding protein-L-isoaspartate O-methyltransferase family protein gives MSTDFAAARLNMVESQIRTADVTDLPLQDALRVVAREAVVPTSKAYLAYADADIEYAPGRWLLRPREVGKLLQVLKPREGEKALAIAAPYAAAVLEKMGLSVTRLEGDDLKAVPAGSYDVIICEGAVAVAPKAWQDALAAGGRLGVIERTGPVGRATIYLRAEDGVGRRQAFDASPPMLAGFEAEAGFSF, from the coding sequence ATGAGCACCGACTTCGCCGCCGCGCGGCTGAACATGGTCGAGAGCCAAATTCGCACCGCCGATGTCACCGATCTGCCGCTGCAGGACGCATTGCGCGTCGTGGCGCGCGAAGCTGTCGTACCGACCTCGAAGGCCTATTTGGCCTATGCCGACGCCGACATCGAATACGCGCCGGGCCGCTGGCTGTTACGGCCGCGCGAGGTGGGCAAGCTGCTGCAGGTCCTGAAGCCGCGCGAAGGCGAGAAGGCCCTGGCCATCGCCGCGCCTTACGCGGCCGCCGTTCTGGAAAAGATGGGCCTGTCGGTCACCCGCCTGGAAGGTGATGACCTGAAGGCTGTGCCGGCCGGTTCCTACGACGTGATCATCTGCGAAGGCGCCGTGGCGGTCGCGCCCAAGGCCTGGCAGGACGCCCTGGCCGCCGGTGGCCGTCTGGGCGTGATCGAGCGCACCGGTCCGGTCGGTCGCGCGACCATCTATCTGCGCGCCGAGGACGGCGTGGGCCGTCGCCAGGCCTTCGACGCGTCGCCTCCGATGCTGGCGGGCTTCGAAGCGGAGGCCGGTTTCAGCTTCTAG